The following coding sequences lie in one Syngnathus scovelli strain Florida chromosome 1, RoL_Ssco_1.2, whole genome shotgun sequence genomic window:
- the c1qtnf2 gene encoding complement C1q tumor necrosis factor-related protein 2 — MAAVLHVCVTTCLLSVVLCQSIYSPPKKGRNITIHSSNLVCSLPGPVGPAGNPGAPGSPGAMGPIGPPGKDGPDGQDGEKGEKGDEGDHGRAGNPGKPGLKGRAGFIGKAGPRGLKGQRGSPGPAGKRGQKGDEGDAGQRGEAGGCDCGGAARSAFSVAVSKSYPKERTPIRFGRILLNEGNHYNVSSGKFVCAIPGVYYFAYDITVANKHLAIGLVHNGQYKIKTFDANTGNHDVASGSTVLHLQHLDQVWLQIFYSEQNGLFFDPFWTDSTFTGFLIYADQADAKANLQGDT, encoded by the exons A TGGCCGCTGTTcttcatgtgtgtgtgacgacctGTCTGCTCTCGGTGGTCCTCTGCCAGTCCATTTATTCCCCACCAAAGAAAGGACGCAACATCACTATCCACTCGTCTAATCTGGTTTGCAGCCTTCCAGGCCCGGTGGGACCTGCGGGGAATCCAGGAGCCCCTGGGTCACCTGGGGCAATGGGGCCAATAGGACCGCCTGGGAAGGATGGTCCAGATGGGCAGGATGGAGAgaaaggagaaaaaggagaTGAAG GTGATCATGGCAGAGCCGGCAATCCAGGCAAGCCGGGCTTAAAAGGCCGTGCGGGCTTCATTGGCAAGGCCGGACCTCGGGGACTAAAGGGCCAACGGGGGTCACCGGGGCCGGCTGGAAAAAGGGGGCAAAAAGGAGACGAGGGGGACGCCGGTCAGAGAGGAGAAGCGGGAGGCTGCGATTGCGGCGGCGCTGCCCGCTCCGCTTTCTCGGTGGCCGTGTCAAAGAGTTACCCCAAAGAACGCACGCCCATTCGCTTCGGCCGCATCTTGCTCAATGAGGGCAACCACTACAACGTGAGCAGTGGCAAGTTTGTCTGCGCCATCCCCGGAGTCTATTACTTTGCCTACGACATCACTGTGGCCAATAAGCACCTCGCTATCGGGCTGGTGCACAACGGACAATACAAGATTAAGACGTTTGATGCAAATACAGGGAATCACGATGTGGCGTCCGGTTCCACTGTCCTCCACCTCCAGCATCTAGACCAGGTCTGGTTGCAGATCTTTTACTCGGAGCAGAATGGACTCTTTTTTGATCCCTTCTGGACTGACAGCACATTCACAGGTTTCCTTATCTACGCTGATCAGGCTGATGCAAAAGCTAATTTACAGGGTGACACTTGA
- the ccnjl gene encoding cyclin-J-like protein, producing the protein MERELQWWKGQLAADIHQSLRIKELKLPVYRAHSPQIGMRRYFADLLAILSNRYQLCPTARHLAVYLLDLFMDRYDVAVKQLYVIALSCLLLASKFEEKEDRVPKLEQLNSLGFMCNLNMVLNKKDLIKMELLLMETFSWNLCMPTPAHFIDYYLNASVQEGDLYNGWPLSSLSKTKAFMDKYTHYFLEVSLQDHTFLSFRPSQVAAACVAASRICLQISPSWTTALHLLTGYTWDHLTQCIELMLLAHDNDVREANKTKCAPSHRASPLQSQGQTSHLSPVSAIQRSPSSSSTSATPQLLFQPDHFPNLSQHSPSLSQLQTLADAQALAPVVNVSQDFFQSHRMGLLSGASCLSAGAGFPSYSSLASGLQAGARALPLQGPISVQMALAGEAHHCLSVAYTGGYLGTHHTFAAGCFDR; encoded by the exons ATGGAAAGGGAGTTGCAATGGTGGAAAGGACAGCTCGCTGCAGACATCCATCAGTCCCTCCGCATCAAG GAGCTGAAGTTACCCGTCTACCGAGCCCATTCGCCACAGATTGGCATGCGTCGCTACTTCGCAGACTTGTTGGCCATCCTGAGTAATCGCTACCAGTTATGTCCCACGGCACGCCACTTGGCCGTCTACCTGCTGGACCTCTTCATGGACCGCTACGATGTGGCCGTCAAGCAGCTCTATGTCATTGCCCTGTCCTGTCTGCTCTTAGCTA GCAAATTTGAAGAGAAGGAGGACAGAGTACCCAAACTGGAGCAACTGAACTCATTGGGATTCATGTGTAATTTAAACATGGTTCTCAACAAGAAGGATCTGATCAAAATGGAACTTCTGCTGATGGAGACCTTTAGCTGGAATCTGTGCATGCCAACACCGGCCCACTTCATCGACTACTACCTCAACGCCTCGGTGCAAGAGGGAGATCTGTACAATGGCTGGCCCCTGTCCTCCCTCTCTAAAACCAAGGCTTTCATGGACAAATACACTCACTACTTCCTGGAAGTCTCACTGCAAG ATCACACGTTCCTTAGTTTCCGACCGTCCCAAGTTGCTGCCGCGTGCGTGGCAGCGTCGCGCATTTGCCTGCAGATTTCCCCGAGCTGGACTACTGCGCTGCATCTACTGACCGGCTACACGTGGGACCACCTGACCCAGTGTATTGAACTCATGCTGCT TGCTCACGACAACGATGTGAGAGAGGCCAACAAAACAAAGTGCGCCCCTTCGCACCGAGCTTCCCCTCTGCAATCTCAGGGCCAAACTTCTCACCTCTCTCCGGTGTCTGCCATTCAGAGATCGCCGTCTTCATCGTCCACCTCCGCCACGCCACAGCTGCTCTTTCAGCCAGACCACTTCCCAAACCTCTCCCAACATTCCCCCTCCCTGTCTCAGCTGCAAACGCTCGCCGACGCTCAGGCTCTGGCGCCTGTGGTCAACGTGTCTCAGGATTTTTTTCAGAGCCACAGAATGGGGCTCCTGAGTGGGGCATCTTGCCTGAGCGCCGGGGCCGGCTTCCCTTCCTACTCAAGTCTGGCCTCAGGCCTCCAGGCGGGGGCTCGCGCGCTGCCGCTCCAGGGTCCTATATCTGTTCAGATGGCCCTCGCTGGAGAGGCGCACCACTGCCTAAGCGTGGCCTACACCGGGGGCTACCTGGGGACCCATCACACTTTCGCAGCCGGCTGCTTCGACAGGTGA
- the LOC125982292 gene encoding gastrotropin, with protein sequence MTVEYKNASSRLVDNSQVFIMSFTGKYVLESQENYQEFLKAIGVSQMEIPNEDMVTDLYEGAYYRITKYFGSQTQSNTFLLGREAELEDLDGTTFQTIVNKEGNKIKIQFPKYVYTAQLSGDVLIEVNSIPGGITNKMVSKRQRD encoded by the exons ATGACAGTGGAGTATAAAAATGCCAGCAGTAGGCTTGTGGACAACAGTCAAGTCTTCATCATGTCTTTCACAGGCAAATATGTGCTGGAGAGTCAGGAGAACTACCAAGAGTTCCTGAAGGCTATTG GGGTATCCCAGATGGAGATACCAAATGAAGACATGGTAACAGACCTATATGAGGGTGCTTACTACAGGATTACCAAGTATTTTGGGAGTCAAACTCAGTCAAACACATTCTTGCTCGGCAGGGAGGCTGAACTGGAAGATCTGGATGGCACAACCTTCCAG ACCATCGTCAATAAGGAGGGAAATAAAATCAAGATCCAGTTCCCCAAATATGTGTATACTGCTCAGCTATCTGGTGATGTACTCATCGAG GTCAATTCCATTCCAGGTGGGATTACCAACAAGATGGTTAGCAAGAGGCAACGAGATTAA
- the LOC125985238 gene encoding gastrotropin, translated as MSFTGKYELESQENYEEFLKAIGLLSAKTDSKVHTEVLQNGNDFTWTQTTLNWTWSNKFTIGQECELETMTKSKFKALVSMEGGKISVNFPQYLFTAEMVNDKLVMNCITPGEKGVTFTRVSKRTSDCKTQHA; from the exons ATGTCTTTCACTGGCAAATACGAGCTGGAGAGTCAAGAAAACTACGAAGAATTCCTCAAAGCAATCG GACTTCTTAGTGCAAAGACTGACAGCAAAGTCCACACAGAAGTTCTTCAGAATGGGAATGACTTCACGTGGACTCAAACCACCCTCAACTGGACTTGGTCTAACAAGTTCACCATTGGTCAGGAATGTGAGCTAGAGACGATGACAAAGTCCAAATTCAAG GCTCTTGTCAGTATGGAAGGTGGGAAGATTTCGGTAAATTTTCCACAATACCTCTTCACAGCTGAGATGGTGAACGATAAGTTGGTCATG AATTGCATCACCCCGGGAGAGAAGGGTGTGACTTTCACAAGAGTGAGTAAGAGAACATCCGACTGCAAGACCCAGCATGCTTGA